The proteins below are encoded in one region of Vespa velutina chromosome 11, iVesVel2.1, whole genome shotgun sequence:
- the LOC124953123 gene encoding repetitive organellar protein-like isoform X1, which translates to MSGTEDAYAPEEPTPDISMSLIDIQMPETPESTKGQASDGDTCRLESPRMLKPVLGKVQAKKRLMAFANKFNVLPKASNKSSVPQAQVIGTMKDNADNEDNTSDTKLKTKIEHSQHSYNRYSNSSKLKKKTEEKVLAIEEIRREESKSKLLLAEAMAAASLEEESFNRHNSTMWETSRNSKGRSRQKDTVSSHRVSNKSMMERKRKQHNKEGKEGSVNKQTKERHESKEKYYYKPSLQNREQQRKDKEKKDDKCKRDETKVELNRDKKDDGKDKKEGHKDKKEEIREKKEESRDKKEKQNDLRESIADVKSKKDKNKLKDKEKEREIKKYGSWAEMKKSGVTLDEVIQLRKQEISERSIKSRTVQDYARYLDQMLMLNNYRLKRTALIAEGLDGPKEFPPESIKLTKRGRQLLYCENPRVSLLLNQQQLLQAVTLDRREKLRDICDATSIQVNIEDNEELLCSRNWYKKINIIKPNSDTKWKLSINVLPPKSKWDSEDEEISQVNDEIENEEKQMEIENIIEQGDKVSTSISDSPENSTNVENTDNQNNSDVIKPEILDKASASPILLSAGNEKLASEYEQFMKMVCTDIPLPDAVKTVQKFSSEKCLLKSVSPSNYHEFNIELTSLEDKYNTFSTTKSIACENQNKITNEVLTEKQLQENECLENSCLTFQHSEHSNLSVNSQAPMQENERIFEDTTICEEKEIEESESIPNDWENVRIKVEHLSDENSESRKRRRKKKRLQNKTSSSESSSSSSSTDSEDKKTKRRRNRKLSQDSSSSDSDSSESSSTSSSSESFSSDSKRRKKRRKKRKIGKRKRKAKRIARIKKRRRRKISSPSSSSESDERRKRKKINKRNLKSRKVLNEKDIDSRELINEVSDSTIKHTLQIQSASKKIKEEMNVEMVQGEKQNLWESKNKSLVNKESQDKTADKFLEEWEVNSVIIGKRFESQISEMNRDVSKLKDDEQNKLKKMDRVDKNIIAIEKLNEKRSDDNFSEGKQKIDNDLDEKKKRKKDKDKKSNTEFLTDWERESERIARQIIQDDMKLSKKLEKHKKEKWRETEFDTLNVPSLTQLEKEVSKGQLLADDWEVDSLEAIADLTVNKRRASHSSTKKLEKEVKYDKKTDTYIAVDKESARESRKRIERLCTIRIWEDEEEEGEREAMLLVQEKNKRKKDDWDIEEESFMRINEKGKDNIDTSSITSATSAATTIVSDIIDIACNAQSDLPINYVKNSKDRNSMEMLDKLKENEFNINKKIKKSRWDIGSQSDEKMELKASVMWEEECVEWSNRTKSEHTSNRTSLDVSEKISLKDKVKDDICHVVNQPLSVETFSSKYSENSTNFLKRKQSCNLKLEDKKLLEQSWSENANIDTIIEKTSIMNKKNPCTERLKTILDIDNKLGQRSIELYSPSSPAPSQKSEDIEASSSGINSTSLTKTRSHEDKNKELCQMEEKSLSSSTIPLQLKKFHENICIAPKISTSKHSLQNMTVHSKTEKCNTVVAENSEKLLNNLLLNDSCSDAHSSKSLQMDMFAEYETDISYNNENVPNVDTKTEINIKNDETNEEKATFKLIPKQFLIRRSNEHDKSKKTEVPLLDSAQQVAALLTIQKKLLQSHILDSDKEDTEFVSIHVADANKTLDANIISTDECSSTDHPITATNVQLGSKEEILQNSQLQSTHTKFQTSNMYSDQSDEYKNQDKKKGENTKTTKLTIIEDNSDTDIPQSTKSLDREERRKRPLKQEDDKRYNDRNKDKRDRKSNELMRDRIDKRDYKEIKRLEYNENRRKISPMRNKRKHIDSPCTSWECEGSGSGSHSRSWSRSRSKSPRRRDETNVYIRDRKLSRSTRTRNTDDRKDRFTRSPERSITTSYNKSNKNNRDEWNKRKYDSMDKNREEKMKPYDPIEILRERNMELNKHSENRVQIEEETDQTFWQFEMDNALRDGESLDSFSNQQDINLDYNNRTYYRDESLEREIMEGPISSRRSKKQRLNIRRDMQWAKVGDSMRRTEKLQKRSRLSPCLRHSPSGLSVDRFRCVSRSRSRSWSRSRSRSRTRSRSGSRSKSRSRSRSCSRSRSKLQSRSRSRSRSTSRTRSRKRSPEYELRLSETLRLSRSPSLLRDKINGSMRERKEGRDSRQNCEETGRRIETIVQSTSSVTRVTADSTVMDTEMQISSGVDNVPSNFQYSGVNESSNDYYYTENNLTYPPCIDDTVASSPKRLSLDDRLELELGIKKQHEQETNILSDYSNNFNPNTVVYPSPPPQQPQQLYRRQPTVLQVGNVLQVVPADYNGISPARTEIPVITTPPIVHGSSQVVRVGNVLQVVPTSLDWSGGTQSTVDQPGTTSYSTDPSPSPVSVPISVPVPVPVPMPVPTIPSVVSTPTQSSTLSPVPLSLSIPVPAPVPIPISAATYPRSEITVQKVSAQPVYNYEAILEARRKEREERKRLREMRRKEKERRRIEKVNRRALRLLEKKTIGTPQSENTTSLDNRKIPPSIDRSVIKALHEGDEEATLDDQSVKEPDNPVSLITSVEEEEDVAGDDDEDDEEEEEAEGEDEDEDYEDPEDDEEEEELNDQKSISKTDNRKEEIKEIEVPLNDMNTNQAESKPKDWPLLPVAPLKGILISPGFRKDTFSNGNIDNLSTVDGENEDCIDKDEADTEKTSDINKGDNTSENKVNMTKHKMKLKIKVSQKKKRTKKSVQFADGVKPGEGTSPSGGEGDMPSPPPPSSTISQDSPCDLKRSLSKRIKKEKRARHPKTKKKVKVKIIKLKKPRVTPLSAMMIEDSDELDDLPPPPPPPGSPPPPNLWPSYLSAYSGTVRATETQSIVSTPTPVQAPPPPTPLPLLVPPPPLNYTIQPCTKANYEIANLYQFFSMKK; encoded by the exons ATGTCTGGAACTGAGGATGCTTATGCCCCAGAGGAGCCTACACCGGATATTTCAATGTCTTTAATAGATATACAGATGCCTGAAACGCCAGAAAGTACTAAAGGCCAAGCAAGTGATGGAGATACATGTAGGTTAGAAAGTCCAAGAATGCTTAAACCCGTTCTTGGTAAAGTTCAAGCTAAAAAGCGATTAATGGCATTTGCAAATAAGTTTAATGTATTACCAAAAGCCTCAAATAAATCTTCTGTACCTCAAGCGCAAGTTATTGGTACTATGAAAGATAATGCAGACAATGAAGATAATACCAGCGATACAAAATtaaagacaaagatagaacATAGCCAGCATTCATACAATCGTTACTCAAATAgtagtaaattaaaaaagaaaacag aagaaAAGGTTTTGGCAATAGAAGAAATTAGAAGAGAAGAGtctaaaagtaaattattactGGCTGAAGCCATGGCTGCAG CAAGTTTGGAAGAAGAAAGTTTTAACAGACATAATTCAACAATGTGGGAAACCTCTAGAAATTCGAAAGGAAGGTCTAGACAAAAGGACACAGTTTCTTCTCACAGGGTTTCTAATAAATCTATGATGGAACGCAA GAGAAAACAACAtaacaaagaaggaaaagaaggaagtgtaaataaacaaacaaaagaacgGCAtgagagtaaagaaaaatattactataagCCGTCTCTTCAAAATAGGgaacaacaaagaaaagataaggaaaagaaagatgataaaTGTAAACGAGATGAAACCAAAGTAGAGTTAAATCGCGATAAAAAGGATgatggaaaagataaaaaggaaggccataaagacaagaaagaagaaataagagaaaagaaggaagaatcaagggacaaaaaggaaaaacaaaatgatttgCGAGAAAGTATTGCAgatgtaaaaagtaaaaaagataaaaataaattgaaagataaagaaaaagaaagagaaataaaaaaatatgggTCATGGGCAGAAATGAAAAAGTCAGGCGTAACTTTGGATGAAGTCATTCAattaagaaaacaagaaatttcAGAACGATCCATAAAAAGCAg GACAGTGCAAGATTATGCACGTTACTTAGATCAGATGTTGATGTTGAATAACTATCGTTTGAAACGTACTGCCTTAATTGCTGAAGGACTAGATGGACCTAAAGAGTTTCCCCCTGAATCTATCAAATTAACAAAACGTGGACGGCAATTACTTTATTGTGAAAATCCTcgtgtttctcttttattaaatcaacAGCAGTTACTTCAGGCTGTTACATTGGATCGTCGGGAAAAGCTGCGAGATATATGTGATGCAACATCTATaca AGTCAACATAGAGGATAATGAAGAACTATTGTGTTCTCGTAATtggtataagaaaataaatataattaaacctAATAGTGACACAAAATGGAAATTATCCATTAATGTACTACCACCAAAATCAAAATGGGATagtgaagatgaagaaatttCACAAGTAAatgatgaaatagaaaatgaggaaaaacaaatggaaatagagaatattattgaacaag gaGACAAGGTATCAACATCGATTTCTGATTCACCTGAAAATAGCACAAATGTAGAAAATACAGATAATCAGAATAATTCTGATGTTATAAAACCTGAAATTCTAGATAAAGCATCTGCATCTCCAATCTTATTATCTgcaggaaatgaaaaattagcCTCAGAATATGAACAGTTCATGAAAATGGTGTGTACGGATATTCCTTTACCAGATGCAGTAAAAACAgtacaaaaattttcttcagaAAAATGTTTGCTTAAATCTGTATCTCCATCAAATTATCatgaatttaatatagaattaaCATCATTGGAAGATAAATATAACACTTTTTCTACAACTAAAAGTATAGCATgtgaaaatcaaaataaaattactaatGAAGTATTAACTGAGAAACAATTGCAAGAAAATGAATGTCTAGAAAATTCGTGTCTAACGTTTCAGCATTCTGAACATTCCAATTTATCAGTAAACTCGCAAGCTCCTATGcaggaaaatgaaagaatatttgaAGATACAACTATTtgtgaggaaaaagaaatagaagagtcAGAATCTATACCTAACGATTGGGAAAATGTTCGGATCAAAGTAGAACACTTGAGCGATGAAAATTCTGagtcaagaaaaagaagaagaaagaaaaaacgctTACAAAATAAGACATCTAGTAGCGAATCatctagtagtagtagttccACAGATTCTgaagataaaaagacaaaacgaCGCCGTAACAGAAAATTATCACAGGATTCAAGTTCATCTGATTCTGATAGTAGCGAAAGTAGTAGTACTAGCAGTAGTAGCGAGTCTTTCAGCTCAGATAGCaaacggagaaagaagaggaggaagaaaagaaaaattggaaaaagaaaaaggaaagcaaaaagaatagctagaattaaaaaaagacgtagaagaaaaataagttcgCCATCGAGTAGTAGTGAATCtgatgaaaggagaaaaaggaaaaagataaacaaaaggaatttaaaaagcagaaaagtattgaatgaaaaagatattgatagtagagaattaataaatgagGTTTCAGATTCAACTATTAAACATACATTACAAATACAATCTGCATCcaaaaagattaaagaagaaatgaatgtGGAAATGGTTCAAggggaaaaacaaaatttatggGAAAGTAAAAACAAATCTTTAGTTAACAAAGAAAGTCAAGACAAAACTGCAGATAAATTCTTAGAAGAATGGGAAGTAAATTCAGTAATTATAGGTAAACGATTTGAAAGTCAAATTTCGGAAATGAATCGCGATGTGAGTAAGTTAAAGGATGACGAGCAAAATAAGCTTAAAAAAATGGACAGAGtagacaaaaatattatcgcaATTGAAAAACTGAATGAGAAGCGATCTGATGACAATTTCTCGGaaggaaagcaaaaaatagataatgatttggatgaaaaaaagaaaagaaaaaaagacaaggataagaaaagtaatacTGAATTTCTTACTGAttgggaaagagaaagtgaacgTATAGCACGGCAAATAATACAGGATGATATGAAGTTATCGAAAAAGCTGGAGAAAcacaagaaggaaaaatggaGAGAAACAGAATTTGATACTTTGAATGTACCATCATTAACGCAACTCGAGAAAGAAGTTAGTAAAGGGCAACTATTAGCAGATGATTGGGAAGTAGACAGTTTAGAAGCCATTGCAGATTTAACTGTTAATAAGAGAAGAGCTTCTCATAGTTCTacaaaaaaattggaaaaagaagtgaaatatgataaaaaaacgGATACATATATTGCAGTGGATAAAGAAAGTGCAAGGGAAAGTCgaaagagaatagagagaTTATGTACTATAAGAATATGGgaagatgaagaggaggaaggtGAGAGAGAAGCAATGTTGCTCgtacaagagaaaaataaaagaaagaaagatgattgGGATATTGAAGAAGAATCATTTATGCGTATTAATGAAAAAGGcaaagataatattgatacAAGTAGTATAACCAGTGCTACTAGCGCTGCTACAACTATAGTTAgcgatattattgatattgctTGCAATGCTCAATCCGATTTACCTATTAATTACGTTAAAAATagtaaagatagaaatagcATGGAAATGCTTGATAAATTGAaggaaaatgaatttaatattaacaaaaaaattaagaaaagtcGTTGGGATATAGGATCACAATCTGATGAGAAGATGGAACTCAAAGCTTCTGTTATGTGGGAAGAGGAATGTGTTGAATGGTCAAATCGAACTAAATCTGAACATACAAGTAATAGAACATCCTTGGATGTATCCGaaaagatttcattaaaaGATAAGGTCAAAGATGATATTTGCCATGTTGTAAATCAACCATTAAGTGTTGAGACCTTCAGTTCTAAATACTCAGAAAATTctacaaattttcttaaaagaaaacaatcttGTAATTTGAAgttggaagataaaaaattattagaacaaTCATGGAGTGAAAATGCAAATATTGACACAATTATAGAAAAGACATcgattatgaataaaaaaaatccatgTACAGAACGGTTGAAAACTATTCtggatattgataataaattaggTCAAAGGAGCATAGAGTTATACAGTCCAAGTTCTCCAGCACCGTCTCAGAAGTCTGAGGATATTGAAGCTTCTTCTAGTGGCATTAATTCAACTTCTTTGACCAAGACTAGATCACacgaagacaaaaataaagaattatgtCAGATGGAAGAAAAGTCATTATCTTCTTCCACTATACCATTACAATTAAAGAAGTTTCATGAAAACATATGCATAGCTCCTAAAATATCAACATCAAAACATAGTCTTCAAAATATGACTGTTCACtcaaaaacagaaaaatgtaatacagTTGTTGCTGAAAATTCTGAAAAGTTGCTTAATAATTTACTTCTCAATGATTCATGTTCAGATGCACATTCATCTAAATCTTTACAAATGGATATGTTTGCTGAATATGAAACggatatatcttataataatgaaaatgttccGAATGTTGATACAAAaacagaaattaatataaaaaatgatgagacaaatgaagaaaaagcaaCTTTTAAACTTATtccaaaacaatttttaattcggCGCTCTAATGAGCAtgataaatcaaaaaagacTGAAGTGCCCTTACTTGATTCTGCACAACAAGTTGCAGCTCTTTTAACAATCCAGAAAAAGCTCTTACAATCGCATATACTAGACAGCGATAAAGAAGATACAGAATTTGTATCTATACATGTAGCAGATGCGAATAAAACTCTTGATGCCAATATTATAAGTACTGATGAATGTTCTTCTACTGATCATCCTATAACTGCCACTAATGTTCAATTGggatcaaaagaagaaatattacaaaactCCCAGCTACAAAGTACTCATACGAAATTTCAAACATCCAACATGTATTCTGATCAAAGTGATGAATACAAAAAtcaagataagaaaaaaggtgAAAATACTAAAACAACTAAACTTACTATTATTGAAGATAATAGTGATACAGACATACCACAAAGTACAAAATCTTTAgatagagaggagagaagaaagagaccTCTTAAGCAGGAAGATGATAAACGATACAATGAtcgtaataaggataaaagggatagaaaaagtaatgaatTGATGAGAGACAGAATTGATAAAAGAGATTATAAAGAGATCAAAAGGTTGGAATACAatgaaaacagaagaaaaataagccCAATGAGAAACAAGAGAAAGCACATCGATAGTCCGTGTACTTCTTGGGAATGCGAAGGAAGTGGAAGTGGTAGCCATAGCCGTAGCTGGAGCCGAAGTCGAAGTAAAAGTCCAAGAAGACGGGATGAAactaatgtatatattcgaGATAGAAAATTAAGTAGATCTACTAGAACAAGGAATACAGACGATCGAAAAGATAGATTTACACGAAGTCCAGAAAGATCTATTACTACTAGTTACAACAAAT caaATAAAAACAACCGTGATGaatggaataaaagaaaatatgatagtATGGATAAAAATcgagaggaaaaaatgaaaccaTATGATCCAATCGAAattttaagagaaagaaatatggaaCTTAATAAACATTCTGAAAATag agTACAAATTGAAGAAGAGACAGATCAAACATTTTGGCAATTTGAAATGGATAATGCTTTACGCGATGGAGAATCTTTGGATTCATTTAGTAATCAACAGGATATAAActtagattataataatagaactTACTATAGAGATGAAAgcttagaaagagaaattatggAAGGTCCTATTTCCTCTAGGCGAAG caaaaaacaaagattaaACATACGAAGAGATATGCAGTGGGCAAAAGTAGGCGATTCTATGCGAAGAACAGAAAAACTCCAGAAAAGGTCACGACTATCTCCATGTTTAAGACACTCACCATCCGGATTATCCGTGGACAGATTTAGATGCGTATCAAGATCGCGATCAAGATCGTGGTCTCGATCAAGATCGCGATCAAGGACAAGATCAAGGTCAGGATCAAGATCAAAATCACGGTCGCGATCGAGGTCATGCTCACGATCAAGATCAAAATTGCAGTCAAGATCTAGATCAAGGTCTAGATCGACATCGAGAACCAGATCGAGGAAACGAAGTCCCGAATATGAATTAAGATTATCTGAAACACTTCGTCTCTCTCG GTCACCATCTTTATTAAGGGATAAGATCAATGGAagcatgagagaaagaaaagaaggaagagatagTAGACAAAATTGTGAAGAAACTGGTAGACGTATAGAGACAATTGTACAGTCAACATCCAGTGTGACGAGGGTAACAGCAGATTCTACTGTTATGGATACAGAGATGCAGATTAGTAGCGGTGTTGATAACGTACcttcaaattttcaatattctgGTGTGAACGAGTCTAGTAATGATTACTATTATACGGAGAATAACTTAACTTATCCTCCTTGCATAGATGATACTGTTGCAAGTTCTCCAAAACGTTTATCGCTCGACGACAG ATTGGAATTAGAATTAGGAATTAAAAAGCAACATGaacaagaaacaaatataCTCTCTGATTAttccaataattttaatccaaATACTGTTGTATATCCATCCCCTCCACCACAACAGCCACAACAATTGTATCGCCGTCAACCTACAGTATTGcag gTGGGCAATGTTTTACAAGTGGTACCTGCAGATTATAACGGAATATCTCCAGCACGTACAGAAATACCTGTTATTACAACACCTCCAATCGTACATGGATCCAGTCAAGTTGTACGAGTTGGTAATGTCCTTCAAGTAGTACCAACGTCTTTAGATTGGAGCGGTGGTACACAGTCAACTGTAGATCAACCAGGAACAACTTCATATTCTACTGATCCATCACCTTCTCCTGTTTCAGTTCCAATTTCTGTTCCTGTACCCGTTCCTGTCCCTATGCCCGTACCCACTATTCCTTCTGTAGTATCAACGCCAACACAAAGTTCGACCTTGTCCCCAGTGCCTTTATCTCTATCAATTCCTGTACCTGCACCTGTACCAATACCTATTTCTGCAGCAACATATCCAAGATCAGAAATTACAGTACAGA aAGTATCAGCACAACcagtatataattatgaagCAATACTTGAAGCTCgccgaaaagaaagagaagaacgtaAGAGATTGCGCGAAAtgcgtagaaaagaaaaagaacgcagacgaatagaaaaagttaatcgaagaGCACTTCGACTTCTTGAGAAGAAAACAATAGGTACACCGCAATCAGAGAATACAACTTCATTAGATAATCGAAAAATACCACCATCTATAGATCGATCGGTTATAAAGGCTCTTCATGAAGGAGACGAAGAAGCTACTTTAGATGACCAGTCAGTAAAGGAACCAGATAATCCAGTTTCTTTAATAACTtctgtagaagaagaagaagatgttgCAGGAGATGATGACGAGGAtgatgaggaagaagaggaagcggaaggagaagatgaagatgaagattaCGAAGATCctgaagatgatgaagaagaagaggaattaAATGATCAAAAGTCAATATCTAAAACAGACAATCGAAAGGAAGAGATTAAAGAGATAGAAGTGCCACTAAACGATATGAACACAAATCAAGCAGAATCCAAACCGAAAGATTGGCCGTTATTACCTGTAGCACCTTTAAAAGGAATACTTATATCACCTGGTTTTAG GAAAGATACATTTTCTAATGGAAATATAGATAATCTTTCTACAGTAGATGGGGAGAATGAAGATTGTATAGATAAAGATGAGGCTGATACAGAAAAAACAAGTGATATAAACAAAGGAGATAATACCTCTGAGAATAAAGTTAATATGACAAAACATAAAATGAAGTTGAAGATAAAAGtatcgcaaaagaaaaaaagaacaaaaaaatctgTGCAATTTGCTGATGGTGTGAAACCTGGTGAAGGAACTAGTCCTAGTGGTGGAGAAGGAGATATGccatctccacctcctccttcaAGTACAATTTCTCAAGACAGTCCTTGTGACTTAAAGAGGTCACTttctaaaagaataaaaaaagagaagagagcaAGACATcccaaaacaaagaaaaaagtcaaa gtaaaaataattaaattgaagaaACCACGCGTCACTCCTTTGTCTGCTATGATGATAGAGGATTCTGATGAATTGGATGATCTtccaccgccgccgccaccaccaggttctcctcctcctccaaaTTTATGGCCCAGTTATCTTTCGGCATATAGTGGAACAGTTAGAGCTACTGAAACACAATCAATTGTTTCAACACCAACTCCAGTACAagctccaccaccaccaactcCATTACCACTTTTAGTTCCTCCACCGCCATTAAATTATACGATACAACCTTGTACTAAGGC taattatGAAATAGCCAATTTATACCAGTTTTTCtccatgaaaaaataa